Part of the Methylorubrum populi genome is shown below.
CCCCGGTCTACGAGGCCGTTTGTTCATCTCCAGTTAAGCGGCAATTTGGGCAGATACAAGGTAATTTCGCTTTTTCTGCCTGCACTGATCCTCGGCAGAAGCGCGAGAATGAGACAATAAATCACTGATTTTATTGATAAATCGCTGCGATGGCGCGCAGCGTTGCCGCAGGCGCTCGCCGTTTTGTCCGGCCGCAAGGTTCCTGAACGGACCGTTCAGACGTCCGCGAGCCTGAACGGAAATCTGAACGGAATCGCTCGGTCAGCCCGCTCCGATCAGCCGGATCGCCGCCTCGCGCTCGAACAGGTAGAGCAGCACCCGCAGCGCCCGGCCGCGCTCGCCCGAGAGCCGCGGGTCGCGCTCGACGATCAGCCGCGCATCGTCGCGGGCGGCCTCCAAGAGGTCGCCGTCGCTCTCCAGCCGGGCGAGGCGGAAGGCGGCCATGCCGGATTGCCGGGTGCCGAGCACCTCGCCCTCGCCGCGCAGGCGCAGATCCTCCTCGGCGATGCGAAACCCGTCCTCGCTCGAGCGCATCATCTCCAGCCGCGCCTTGGCGACTTGGCCCAAGGGGCCACGGTAGAGCAGCAGGCAGGAGGAAGCCTTCGAGCCGCGCCCGACCCGGCCGCGGAGCTGGTGGAGCTGGGCCAATCCGAAGCGCTCGGCATGCTCGATCACCATGATGGTGGCCTCGGGCACGTCGACGCCAACTTCCACCACCGTGGTCGAGACGAGCACGCGGGTGCGGCCGGCGGCGAAGGCCTCCATCGCCGCATCCTTCTCCGGCCCCGGCATCTTGCCGTGGATCAGGCCGACCGCGTCGCCGAAATGCTTCTGAAGATCCTCGAACCGCTCGGCGGCGGCGGCGAGATCGACATATTCCGATTCCGCCACCAGCGGGCAGATCCAGTAGACCCGGTCGCCGGCCTGCAGCGCCCGGTGCAGCCCCGCCACCACCTCGTCGATGCGCTCCACCGGCACGGTGATGGTCTTGATCGGCTGGCGCCCTGCGGGCTTCTCGTCGAGCACCGAGACGTCCATGTCGCCGAAGAAGGTGAGCGCGAGCGTGCGCGGGATCGGGGTCGCGGTCATCACGAGGATGTCGACCGCCTCGCCCTTGGCGCCGAGCGCGAGGCGCTGGTGCACGCCGAAGCGGTGCTGCTCGTCCACCACCGCGAGGCCGAGGTCGCGGAAGGCTACCGCTTCCTGAAACAGGGCGTGGGTGCCGACCACGATGTCGATCTCGCCCGCGGCGAGATCCGCCAGCGTCGCCCGGCGCTCGGCGGCCTTGTCCCGGCCGGTGAGCAGGCGCAGGCGCATGGCACCGGCCAGCGGCACCAGCCGCTCGTAGTGCTGGCGCGCCAGGATCTCGGTCGGCGCCATCAGCGCGGCCTGCCGCCCGGCTTCCACGGCGGAAGCCATGGCGAGCAGCGCCACCGCAGTCTTGCCGGAGCCGACATCGCCCTGGAGCAGGCGCAGCATCCGCCGCTCGGAGGCCATGTCGGCGCGGATTTCCTCGACCGCCCGCGCCTGGGCTCCGGTCAGCGCGAAGGGCAGGGCGGCCTCGACGCGCTCTTTCAGATGCCCGTCGCCGGCATTGACCCGGCCGGCCTTCCGCCGCTGGCGGGCGCGCACCAGGGCGAGCGCGAGCTGCGAGGCGAGCAACTCGTCGTAGGCGAGGCGCTTGCGCGCGGGACTGGCGGGGGGCGCCTGGCCCTCGACCGGGGGAGGGGGCGCCTCCTCCGGCCGGTGCTCGATGCGCAGGGCCTCGGCGAAGGCTGGGAAGCGGTTGCGGGCGAGGTATGACGGATCCTGCCACTCGGGCAGGACGGGGAGCCGGTCGAGGGCGCCGTGGACGATCCTGCTGATGACCCGCGAGGTCAGCCCCTCGGTCGCGCCGTAGATCGGCTCGACCGCGGGCAGGCTGGCGAGCCCCGCCTCGTCGAGGATGCGCGAGGGATGCACCATCTGCCGGGTGCCGTCCCACAGGTCGATCCGCCCCGAGACGTAGCGGTGGCTGCCCACCGGAAGCATCTTCTCGATGCGCCCCCGCGGCATGCCGAAGAAGACGAGGCTGATATCGCCGGTCCCGTCCTCCACCAGCACCCGGAAGGCGCGCTTGCCGAGCATCGGCGGCCGGTGGGCCACCACGGTGACGCCCAGCGTGACGGGCTCGCCCGTCGGCGCATCGCGGATCGAGCCGCAGAGCGGCCGGGCGACGCCACTCTGGGGCAGGTGGAACAGCAGGTCGGCGACCCGGGCCGGCCGCTCCTCGGAGCCGAGCAGCTTCTCGATCAGCGGCGCGATCTTCGGCCCGACGCCGGGCAGGCCGCGGGCCGGGGCGAAGAGCGGGTCGAGGATGCTGGGGCGAAGGCCGGGGGCGTCGTCGGTCATCGGAAGGTGGGTTGGAGGAGCGGGGTGCCCGTCACCGGGCGGCGCGCTCCTTCAGGATGAAGGTGGCCCGCTCACGCACGGACGGGCTCTTGTCGTCGGCCAGTTGTCGGACCAGGGCGAGCATCGCGTCGTCGAGCCCGGAACGATGCCGGACCAGGGCATCGCCCGCCACCCGCCGCACGATGGCGGAACGGTCCTGCGCGCCCTGCACGACCAGGGTCTCCACGTCCGAGCTCCGAACGAACCGGCGCTCCCCGATTACGCGAACGCGGCGAGCCAAGCCATAGGACTTGTCGACCCATTCCCGCCGGTATCCTTCGGGCCATGTCGCCCGCTCCTCGATCAGGAAGCGCAGGGCGTAGGCCCGGACGGAAGGCAGGAAGGCGCGGCGGGCCAGATCGGGGAGGAAAGGGTCGAGGCCGGGCCACCGACAGGCGCGTCGGAGCAGGTGTCCCATTCGCCCGCCTCGGGCTGTGCT
Proteins encoded:
- the recG gene encoding ATP-dependent DNA helicase RecG, producing MTDDAPGLRPSILDPLFAPARGLPGVGPKIAPLIEKLLGSEERPARVADLLFHLPQSGVARPLCGSIRDAPTGEPVTLGVTVVAHRPPMLGKRAFRVLVEDGTGDISLVFFGMPRGRIEKMLPVGSHRYVSGRIDLWDGTRQMVHPSRILDEAGLASLPAVEPIYGATEGLTSRVISRIVHGALDRLPVLPEWQDPSYLARNRFPAFAEALRIEHRPEEAPPPPVEGQAPPASPARKRLAYDELLASQLALALVRARQRRKAGRVNAGDGHLKERVEAALPFALTGAQARAVEEIRADMASERRMLRLLQGDVGSGKTAVALLAMASAVEAGRQAALMAPTEILARQHYERLVPLAGAMRLRLLTGRDKAAERRATLADLAAGEIDIVVGTHALFQEAVAFRDLGLAVVDEQHRFGVHQRLALGAKGEAVDILVMTATPIPRTLALTFFGDMDVSVLDEKPAGRQPIKTITVPVERIDEVVAGLHRALQAGDRVYWICPLVAESEYVDLAAAAERFEDLQKHFGDAVGLIHGKMPGPEKDAAMEAFAAGRTRVLVSTTVVEVGVDVPEATIMVIEHAERFGLAQLHQLRGRVGRGSKASSCLLLYRGPLGQVAKARLEMMRSSEDGFRIAEEDLRLRGEGEVLGTRQSGMAAFRLARLESDGDLLEAARDDARLIVERDPRLSGERGRALRVLLYLFEREAAIRLIGAG